The Mesorhizobium sp. INR15 region TTGGTGGCGCCGAAGGTGAAATTGCCGCCGCATTGATCGTCGGCGTGCGCGCCGGCATTCCTGAAGAGATCAATGAGTCGATGCGGCGCACCGGCATCTATCACATCATCTCGATCTCAGGGCTGCATATGGCGCTGGTCGCCGGCACCATCATGGCGATGCTGCGCGGCGCTTTCGCCTTGTTCCCGGATTTCTCCTCGCGGCGCCCGGTCAAGAAATACGCCGCGGCGGCGGCACTTTTCTCTATCGCCGCCTATCTTGTGGTCTCCGGCGTGGTGGTGGCAGCCGAACGCAGCTTCATCATGCTGGCGGTGATGTTGATTGCGGTCCTGTTTGACCGAGCAGCGCTGACCATGCGCAATCTGGCGATCTCGGCCATCGCCGTCATCGCGATATCGCCGCACGAGGTGGTTGGTCCGAGCTTCCAGATGTCGTTTGCTGCAACCGCGGCCCTGGTTGGTGCCTATGCCGGCTGGTCGGACTATCGCGCGGGAAAAACCAGGACGCCGCCGCCACGGCGCTCCTTGCCCGGCTTTCTGACGCGAAAGTTCCTGCTGATGATGGGCGGTCTGGCGATGACCTCGATCATCGCCGGCAGTGCCACGGCGCTGTTTGCGATCTGGCATTTTCAGCGCGTGTCGCCGCTCAGCCTGTTCGCCAATCTGGCCATCATGCCGATCGTGTCCATCGTGATGTTCCTGGCCGTCGCCAGCGCGCTGCTGATGCCATTCGGCCTCGATGGGCCCGCCCTCTATTTGATGGGCAAAGGGCTGACCGCGATGATCGCCGTATCCGGCTGGATCTCCGAGCGCTCGCCGGTCGATGCCGTCGGTCTGATTTCGCAGCGGTCGGTCCTGCTGGCAACGATTGCCCTGATCATCGCGACAATGGCGACGACCCGGCTGCGGCTAGCAGCCGTTCCGTTCGCGCTAGCCAGCCTGTTGACGGTCTCCGGCGCCGAAACGCCCGACGTGCTGGTCTCCGAGGATGCACGGCTGGTCGCACTGCCGATCGGCGGCGGCGAACTCGCCGTCAACCGGCCGCGCCCGAACGAGTTCACCGTCGACAACTGGAAACGCGCGCTGCGATCCGAAACCATCGTCCTGCCGGAGGTGTTCAGCAAGGAAGACGCGCAGTTCGATATCGACCCTGCTGATCTGCCGTCAGGAGCGCCGTTCTACTGCATGGCCGGTGTGTGCGTTGCCCGGCATCCGTCCGGCGCGATCATCGCGCATGTCGAGGACCGCAAGGATGCCTGGAGAGCCTGTGCGTTTGCCGACCTGATCATCATCAACGACGCCACGGCCTACGATCCGTGTCACAATCCGCTGGTACTCGTTCTGACCAAAAGACAGCTGGCCCGCAAAGGCAGTGCCGCGATCTTCTTCGATAGGCTATCCGCGACCGCGCCGGCACGGATCAGCTTCGCCGTCGACAGACCATACCGGCCCTGGCACGAACAGCGAAAATTCTCACGGGAAGCGCGAGGCTTGCCGCCCTACGTCAAGCCGGAGAAACAGGCAGCGCCTCAGGCTCAATAACGCCGGATCAACCCCACGAGCTTGCCTTGCACCTTGACCCGGTCTGGCCCGAAGATGCGGGTCTCATAGGCAGGATTGGCGGCTTCAAGCGCAATCGAAGCGCCCTTGCGGCGGAACCGCTTTAGCGTTGCCTCTTCTTCGTCCACCAGTGCCACGATGATCTCGCCCGGGCTTGCGGTGTCGGCGTTGCGGATGATGACTGTGTCGCCGTCGAAAATACCGGCCTCGATCATCGAGTCGCCCTTGACCTCCAGCGCATAGTGCTCGCCGCCCATGATCATGTCCGGCGGCACCGAGATCGAATGCGTCTGGTGCTGGATGGCATCAATCGGCACACCGGCGGCGATACGGCCCATCACCGGGATGGATACGGCTGAGACCGCGTCATCGTCATTGCCGGCCGAAGGCATGCGCGAAGGAGCTGGTTTGATCTGCCGGCCGAGGCTGCCCTGACCACCGCCGCCCTGAATGACGCTGGGCGAAAACTTGCGCGCCGCGTTGAGGCCGGGTGCGATCGAGTCGGGCAGCCGCAGCACTTCGAGAGCACGGGCACGATTGGGCAGCCGGCGAATGAAGCCGCGTTCTTCCAGCGCCGTGATCAGCCGGTGAATGCCGGACTTGGAGGCAAGATCGAGCGCCTCCTTCATCTCGTCGAAGGATGGGGGAATGCCGCTTTCCTTCAGGCGTTCATGAATGAACATCAGCAATTCATGTTGCTTGCGCGTCAGCATGGCAGCCCCCAGGAGTTCTGAAACCAGAATCGGAAAAACAAACCCAGAACAAACACTATCTGTTCCAGTTGTGTTCCGCAACTGTTTAAAGTTTAATGAATTTGTTAAGACGGCTGAAATTATTGTCGGCACCGTGCCGCTTCGCCACGGCTCATTTCACGCCGCTGGCGCATGCTTTCCAGCGTTGAAATTGTTATGGTTAACGGCGTGTGGCCCATCCCATGGCGAATCCTGGCACCAGTCATGGACAGGTGCCCAAGACGGATATGTCGACCTTTGCTGACTTGCCATTTGCCGTGAACGAAACGAAGCCAAAATGCCAACCACGGGTGGGTCGGCGCCAACATCACGCCGGTGGGACTTCCCCGGCCAAGACCTGCGCATAGGCGCCAGCATCGATGTTGCCACCGGAGATGACACAGACGATGTTGCCAGTTGCCTGCTCGCTGCAAAGAGCGGCGGCCAGTGACGCCGCCCCGGCACCTTCGGCCACGAGCTTCGCTTTCGAAAACAGCAGCCGCATTGCTTCCGTCACCTGCTGAAGGCTGACGGTAATAGCGCCGTCGATAAGCTGGTTTGCCAAAGGCCATAGTTCAGGCACCAGCGACGGCCCACCGATGCTCTTGATGAAGGAGGGCTGCGTCTTGATATCGACAATGCGCCCGGCCGCCAGGGCGGCGGTGACCGGCGCCGCGTTTTCGTCTTCGACCGCGAAGACTTTCGCGTCGCGCCGCAATGCCTTGACCGCGCTGGCGACCCCGGTTGTCATGCTGCCGCCGCCGTAGGGCGTCAGCACGCAATCGACTTCCGGCAGGTCTTCGACGATCTCCAGGCCGATGGTGCCATTTCCCGCCAGTACCGCCTGATCGGTGACGGGATTTATGAGGAGTTCAGCGATATCCGGACGCTCAATCCCGGTGATGTATCGCCACCAGGTCTCGTGCGAAATGAAACGCACCTCGCCACCAAGGCGGCGGACTCCATCGATCTTGGTCTGGGGCGCGTCCGCATACATGTAGGCGGCCATTGGAACGCCAAGCGCCCTTGCGGCCCAGGCCATTCCATAGGCCATGTTGCCCGAACTGATCGTGGCGACGCCATGCCGTAGCGCATCGGCGTCGCGGGAAAGCAGAGCATTCAGCGCCGGCCTGATCTTGAAGGCGCCTATGGGCGACAGGGTCTCAAGCTTTAGGAATATCCGTTGGTCGGTCCCGCCAAGATCGACACGCAGCAGCGGTGTCCGTGGCAACGACGCGGCCAGCCGGTCGCGAGCCGCGCCAATCTCCTCGAGTGTCGGGCGGCGCGGGAGCGTTGAGCTCATTTGCCGACCGTCTTCAAGCTGCCGGCACGCGCGGTGTACTTGCTCGCGTTGTTGTCTTCGCTGTGGACATAGACATGCAGCGTGTAGCCGATGTGGGCCACCATCAACGCCTTTGCCCGCTCGACATCACGGTCCAGCGCCGCTTCCATGATCGCGGTGTGGTGCTCGATCGCTATCGCCTCGCGCAACGCATCCATGGCCTCTTCATAGCCATCCTTGAGCCCTGCCGCGGCGCGCAGTGTCGGCGCAAGGCCAAGAAAGCGATGATGCCGGCGCAACTGGTCGGCGATTGTGGAGCGGAATCGCAGCAGCCAGTTGGAGGTCGACGCACTCAGCAGTGCCGCGTGGAAGGCCTCGTGGCTCTCGTCCCATTTGTCGACGGCCTCATCCGAAGGATCGTCAACCGCGGTCTTGCAGCGGGAGAGCCGGTAGTGGGCGGTGACGACGGCATCTTCCCATGCTTTACCGCCTTTCTCGATCGATTCCAGGAACAGGGGTATCTCGACAACCATCCTCGCGTGCGCCAGATCCTCGAGTTCGGCTCGCGATACGGGGGCGACGGCAAAGCCGCGATTGCTGATCGCGGTGACCAGGCGCTCGGCCTCCAGCCGCGACAATGCCTCGCGCAGAGGTGTCCAGCCAACGCCGTAGGTGCCGCGCAATGCGCTCAGTTTGAGGGGCGCGCCCGGCATGAGGCGGGTGGTGAGGATATCGCGCCGCAGCAGCTGATAAGCCGCCTCGGTCTTTGTCGATCTCTTCTGATCCTGCATGCGCTTTCGTCCGTCAGCTGACCTGGGAAGAATTATATATCATGTGAGGGTGTGGCAAGAATTATATATAATGTTTGACAGGCAAGGATGGACTGATCATGATTGCCACAGTTGCCGCACCGTAAGCGGCACCAATCAAATCTGGGAGGAAATGATGATGAAGTTGAAATCCGCTTGGCTGCCGGGATTGGCCCTGGCCGGCGTCCTGATGGCGAATATCGGCGCTTCGGCCGCTGATCAGATCCGCATCGGCATCGCCAATTTTGGCGAACATCCGCAATTGAACGCCGCCGTCGCCGGTTTCAAAAAGGCGCTTGCCGCGAACGGGTTCAACGAAGGCAAGGAAGTCGTCTACACGGAAAGCCATACCAATTTCGATGCGTCGCTGGTTCCGCAGATGATCGCCAAGCTCCAGGCCGACCAGCCCAAGCTGATGTACACCGTCACCACACCGGTCTCGCAGATCGCCAAGAAGGCATTGGCCGGCTCGGGAATTCCAATCGTGTTCGCGGCCGTGACCGATCCGGTCGCCGCCAAGCTAGTTCCGTCGTGGGACGCCGGAGACGAAGGCATGACCGGCGCGAGCGACCTTCAGGATGTCG contains the following coding sequences:
- the lexA gene encoding transcriptional repressor LexA → MLTRKQHELLMFIHERLKESGIPPSFDEMKEALDLASKSGIHRLITALEERGFIRRLPNRARALEVLRLPDSIAPGLNAARKFSPSVIQGGGGQGSLGRQIKPAPSRMPSAGNDDDAVSAVSIPVMGRIAAGVPIDAIQHQTHSISVPPDMIMGGEHYALEVKGDSMIEAGIFDGDTVIIRNADTASPGEIIVALVDEEEATLKRFRRKGASIALEAANPAYETRIFGPDRVKVQGKLVGLIRRY
- a CDS encoding pyridoxal-phosphate dependent enzyme, translated to MSSTLPRRPTLEEIGAARDRLAASLPRTPLLRVDLGGTDQRIFLKLETLSPIGAFKIRPALNALLSRDADALRHGVATISSGNMAYGMAWAARALGVPMAAYMYADAPQTKIDGVRRLGGEVRFISHETWWRYITGIERPDIAELLINPVTDQAVLAGNGTIGLEIVEDLPEVDCVLTPYGGGSMTTGVASAVKALRRDAKVFAVEDENAAPVTAALAAGRIVDIKTQPSFIKSIGGPSLVPELWPLANQLIDGAITVSLQQVTEAMRLLFSKAKLVAEGAGAASLAAALCSEQATGNIVCVISGGNIDAGAYAQVLAGEVPPA
- a CDS encoding ComEC/Rec2 family competence protein codes for the protein MAGRSRGGEEGEDTVIGVSERSLFAMPSATLAVAVPLPENRPDHPTADVPTQGPVREAGAVTRLRSPLRRFSLPRVGNGIALAAGLELDRGIAFLLVPVFLACGAIGYFSLAAEPDFPKPIAAVVLMAVCALASRSWHRTNLCFVAALLCALGMLAAKVETWRAGTQMLGSEISTQLTGRVVSIDRMANGRIRLTLDVISTARPKLRYMPERVRLSARKIPAETVAGSQVTGYAKLLPATGPVRPESYDFSFDSYFSGIGGSGFFLGNPQVVPSQGMPFSARLSAAIENARETIADHIRGIVGGAEGEIAAALIVGVRAGIPEEINESMRRTGIYHIISISGLHMALVAGTIMAMLRGAFALFPDFSSRRPVKKYAAAAALFSIAAYLVVSGVVVAAERSFIMLAVMLIAVLFDRAALTMRNLAISAIAVIAISPHEVVGPSFQMSFAATAALVGAYAGWSDYRAGKTRTPPPRRSLPGFLTRKFLLMMGGLAMTSIIAGSATALFAIWHFQRVSPLSLFANLAIMPIVSIVMFLAVASALLMPFGLDGPALYLMGKGLTAMIAVSGWISERSPVDAVGLISQRSVLLATIALIIATMATTRLRLAAVPFALASLLTVSGAETPDVLVSEDARLVALPIGGGELAVNRPRPNEFTVDNWKRALRSETIVLPEVFSKEDAQFDIDPADLPSGAPFYCMAGVCVARHPSGAIIAHVEDRKDAWRACAFADLIIINDATAYDPCHNPLVLVLTKRQLARKGSAAIFFDRLSATAPARISFAVDRPYRPWHEQRKFSREARGLPPYVKPEKQAAPQAQ
- a CDS encoding GntR family transcriptional regulator; this encodes MQDQKRSTKTEAAYQLLRRDILTTRLMPGAPLKLSALRGTYGVGWTPLREALSRLEAERLVTAISNRGFAVAPVSRAELEDLAHARMVVEIPLFLESIEKGGKAWEDAVVTAHYRLSRCKTAVDDPSDEAVDKWDESHEAFHAALLSASTSNWLLRFRSTIADQLRRHHRFLGLAPTLRAAAGLKDGYEEAMDALREAIAIEHHTAIMEAALDRDVERAKALMVAHIGYTLHVYVHSEDNNASKYTARAGSLKTVGK